From the genome of Fundulus heteroclitus isolate FHET01 chromosome 9, MU-UCD_Fhet_4.1, whole genome shotgun sequence, one region includes:
- the odf3l2b gene encoding outer dense fiber protein 3-like protein 2 isoform X2, whose amino-acid sequence MNISVVLLLFLNPGVFIPLPCSMENKYPAIAGKEKGPGPGRYGLPPTIGFIGHDFTKPTGPAYSFYGRISNNMLSVDSSPGPQYHVDAKMTRFGKDGTPAYSMLSRIKGQKELSSTPGPGAYSPEKAPPCNLQRRPPSYTMGSRTRYRSADSVPAPNKYTLPPLLGPRIPNKRASASYTMPGTFSTGGPSVDLAKTPGPCRYNSTDPSVYLRRQPAFSMLGRHNLPKEKSKNPGPGTYNPEDVTAHRARAPAYSMGVRHSEFVTPLVVGFSD is encoded by the exons ATGAATATCTCTGTggtgctgctgttgtttttaaatcccGGAGTATTCATCCCACTCCCCTGCTCGATGGAGAACAAGTACCCCGCAATTGCAGGGAAAGAGAAAG GACCAGGACCTGGCCGCTATGGACTCCCTCCCACCATTGGGTTCATTGGCCATGACTTCACAAAACCAACCGGCCCGGCCTACTCTTTCTATGGCAGGATCAGTAATAACA TGCTTTCTGTGGACTCCAGTCCAGGGCCTCAGTATCACGTTGATGCAAAAATGACGCGCTTTGGGAAGGATGGCACGCCTGCATATTCAATGTTGAGCAGAATTAAAGGGCAGA AAGAGTTGTCCAGTACACCAGGACCTGGTGCATACAGTCCCGAGAAGGCTCCCCCCTGCAACCTGCAGCGCAGACCCCCCTCCTACACGATGGGCTCTCGCACCCGCTACCGCAGCGCAGACTCAGTCCCCGCCCCCAACAAGTACACCCTGCCCCCACTCCTGGGCCCTCGCATCCCCAACAAGAGAGCCAGCGCGAGTTACACCATGCCGGGTACCTTCAGCACTGGGGGACCGTCTGTGGACTTGGCCAAGACGCCCGGGCCCTGCAGATACAACAGTACGGACCCGAGCGTTTATCTGCGCCGGCAGCCTGCGTTTTCCATGTTGGGACGTCACAACCTGCCCaaagagaagagcaaaaaccCCGGGCCGGGGACGTATAACCCCGAGGACGTCACAGCTCACAGGGCCAGAGCACCAGCGTACTCTATGGGCGTCAGACACTCAGAATTTGTTACGCCACTAGTAGTCGGGTTTTCTGACTAG
- the odf3l2b gene encoding outer dense fiber protein 3-like protein 2 isoform X1, which produces MNISVVLLLFLNPGVFIPLPCSMENKYPAIAGKEKGPGPGRYGLPPTIGFIGHDFTKPTGPAYSFYGRISNNMLSVDSSPGPQYHVDAKMTRFGKDGTPAYSMLSRIKGQIEELSSTPGPGAYSPEKAPPCNLQRRPPSYTMGSRTRYRSADSVPAPNKYTLPPLLGPRIPNKRASASYTMPGTFSTGGPSVDLAKTPGPCRYNSTDPSVYLRRQPAFSMLGRHNLPKEKSKNPGPGTYNPEDVTAHRARAPAYSMGVRHSEFVTPLVVGFSD; this is translated from the exons ATGAATATCTCTGTggtgctgctgttgtttttaaatcccGGAGTATTCATCCCACTCCCCTGCTCGATGGAGAACAAGTACCCCGCAATTGCAGGGAAAGAGAAAG GACCAGGACCTGGCCGCTATGGACTCCCTCCCACCATTGGGTTCATTGGCCATGACTTCACAAAACCAACCGGCCCGGCCTACTCTTTCTATGGCAGGATCAGTAATAACA TGCTTTCTGTGGACTCCAGTCCAGGGCCTCAGTATCACGTTGATGCAAAAATGACGCGCTTTGGGAAGGATGGCACGCCTGCATATTCAATGTTGAGCAGAATTAAAGGGCAGA TAGAAGAGTTGTCCAGTACACCAGGACCTGGTGCATACAGTCCCGAGAAGGCTCCCCCCTGCAACCTGCAGCGCAGACCCCCCTCCTACACGATGGGCTCTCGCACCCGCTACCGCAGCGCAGACTCAGTCCCCGCCCCCAACAAGTACACCCTGCCCCCACTCCTGGGCCCTCGCATCCCCAACAAGAGAGCCAGCGCGAGTTACACCATGCCGGGTACCTTCAGCACTGGGGGACCGTCTGTGGACTTGGCCAAGACGCCCGGGCCCTGCAGATACAACAGTACGGACCCGAGCGTTTATCTGCGCCGGCAGCCTGCGTTTTCCATGTTGGGACGTCACAACCTGCCCaaagagaagagcaaaaaccCCGGGCCGGGGACGTATAACCCCGAGGACGTCACAGCTCACAGGGCCAGAGCACCAGCGTACTCTATGGGCGTCAGACACTCAGAATTTGTTACGCCACTAGTAGTCGGGTTTTCTGACTAG
- the cks2 gene encoding cyclin-dependent kinases regulatory subunit 2, protein MSKKQIFYSDKYNDDEFEYRHVVLPKQLSKLVPSSHLMTEEEWRGLGVQQSQGWIHYMIHKPEPHILLFRRPLPKE, encoded by the exons ATgtcaaaaaaacagattttctacTCTGACAAGTACAACGATGACGAGTTCGAGTACAG GCATGTTGTGCTTCCGAAGCAGCTGTCTAAACTGGTGCCCTCCTCCCATCTGATGACAGAAGAAGAATGGAGAGGGCTGGGGGTGCAGCAGAGCCAGGGCTGGATCCACTACATGATTCACAAACCAG AACCACACATACTCCTTTTCAGAAGGCCTCTACCTAAGGAATGA